Genomic DNA from Chlorocebus sabaeus isolate Y175 chromosome 6, mChlSab1.0.hap1, whole genome shotgun sequence:
TTACCTCCCCCTGCCGCCTTGCTTTGGCTCCGTGCTCCTCTCTTGATTGGGGTGCTGCCCTCAGCAGGCGCCGCTCTCCGCTTGAGTGGCTCCAGGGAGGCCTCCGGGCCAGGCTGCCCTGCAGTTCCTCCGAAGCAGCCCTCCGCAGGGGCCTGGAGACGCAGCCGGGCCCTCCTGCCTCATGCTCCTTCCCCCGAGCGGTGGCGTTACTTCTGGGACGTGCTCCCTTGCGTTCTTGCCGCACACACTGTCTTCAGGCCAGGACCCCTTCCCAAGTAACCGGTCACCAGCGGGTTGAGCACCACACTCCAGGCACCCGTGATGAGCCCCAGCTTCCGCCAGGAGCCTCCCAGATTGGGGTTCAGGAAGTTGGCTACGTTGGAGGCGTTGTAGGGTCCTACGCAGAGCAGCAGCGTGAGGAGGGCCCCGCCGGCTACCCAGGCGGCCCTCAGCTTCCGCCTGTGCGTCAGGCCGGAGTGGGCCAGTGCCCGGAGGCAGCCCACGTAGCAGAAGGCTGTGATGGCCAAGGGCAGGAAaaaaagcaggagagagaggctgaagcgggcCGGGCCGGCAGAGGCCGGGTCCCAGGCCTCCAGGCAGACAGGAGAGCCGTTGACCGGTGTGTTGATGCCCAGGGAGGTGTTGCTGTGGTCCAGCCAGCCTCCCGGAGCCTCCAACACCAAGACCAGACCCAGGTGACACAGGACGAGGGCCCAGATGGCCGCACACACCCCCCAGGAATAGCACGGCCTCCGGAAGGCTTGGTAGCCCAAGGGGAAGGCCGCTCCCAGGTAGCGGCCTGCACTCAGGGCGGCCAGGAAGCCCCCGCCGGCATAGAGTGGAGCAAAGTGGGCCACCCCGAAGACGGGGCACAGCGAGGCCGGCAGAGGCCAGGCCCCGGAGGCCAGCGCCTCCACCGCCTTCAGGGGCAGGGAGACTGTCAGCAACAGGTCGGAGCAGCCCAGGTTCAGGGCGTAGACCAGGCTGGGGGTGAGACGCAGCCGGGCGTGGGCTGTCGCGCCTCGGATGGCCAGGACGTTGAGCGGGAAGCCCAGCGCAAAGGCCGCCACATAGAGGGCGAAGGAGAGCTGCCGGGGCAGGTCCATGGGGCCACTGTCCTGGCCTGCAGGGCTCCTGTGTGCAGCTGGCTCCCTGGTCTCAGATCTTGGGGCCCCTGAGAGGAGGGGCTCCTGGGATTACTCGCGGGTTCCAGCCCTGCCTGGAGGATTAGAATTCGCCTGATGGTATCACGGAGGAAACGGAGGCCCACAGAGGAAGGCAGTAGCCAGGGAGCCGCGGAGCCTGGATGAGAAGCTGGGACCTGTGGCCCCTAGTCCTGTGCTTTCTCTCCACTATATCACTTCTTAAAACCAGGGAAGCTCCTGGAGTGTCACAGGAGATAGGATGTGGCACAGATGTCCAAGCCGACTCCCCCAGGGTGCATGGCTGGGTGGTGCAGAGGAAGAAGGCTTCTCGATTTCTGAGACTCTGTGGGGAGAAGGGGTGGAGAGAATTCAGAACAGGGCTGGGCCCCACAGCCTGAGCCTTCCCTGGGAATGGGAGTTTGACTCCTGAGCCCACTGCCCTCCCCGGTTCCCTGGCAAGGCAAGAGCTGCTCCCCCACAGTGGAAAGTCGGCAGGGCAGCAGGGAGGAGAAGGGTGTGGATGAGGTGAGGGTGTGGCCAGGGGCAGGAAAAGGGGGTCCCCCAGGGAGAGCTCAAGGGTCAGCTGGGCCCCATCCATGTCACGATTGAGCTTAGCAGTTCTCAGGGGCCACCTGGGCAGGGGTCTGGAGGTCTGGGGAACAGTTAGGTGAAGAGAGGAACCACAGAGAGAGGGACCCACCTCCTGGCGCCGCCAGATGTCTCTGAGGCTCAGCAGTCCCCTCAGCGGGCTGATGGAGGATGCCCGGGATGAGCAGTGAGCCGGAAGGGGAGGAGGGCGGGTGGCAGGGCCATTAACCTGAGGTTCTAGCAGCTTGGGTGAGCAGCTAATGGGGCATCCCGGCTGGAGGTGAGGCCACACCAGAGGAGGTGAGGGGCTGGGAAGATGCTGGAACACAGAGGGGCCAGGGAGGAATTGGGGTTCTGTCTGGGTAGGGGCCGGGTGTGTAGCTAGTGCCTTGCAACAGCAGGGCTTGGGGGCTAGGCCACAACCCAGTGCTagtccctccccagccctcctgcTTGTTTATACCTGCGCTGGGGCCAGGTCTGCTCCACCCTCGATGCACCCCTGGGCAGGCCCCGGGTCTCACTGGCTCACCTCGGACAACACAGGGTGCCCCGTGACCGCAGCCATGAAGCCATCTCCACGTGGCAGTGGGTGTGTGGGACAAGGAGTGATCACACCCAGGTGCGGCTCTGCACAGGTTGTGGGCTTGTTTTCGTTTTTGCAAGGAGGGGCCCCTCTGTTCTGCCTCTCTTTCCCCTCTAGTTCCAGGGTGGTGGCTTCTGACCTTTCCAGGGCtggaggaaggagcaggaggaggaaggcaAGGGATGGGGGCAGCCTCTGCTGGCTGGCACTGGAGGACCCAGGTTGTGGCCCCCACTTTGCCTGTCAAGGGGTGGCACAAATGTCCAAGCTGACTCCCCCCAGGGTGCATGGCTGGGGACATTGGGGGGCACTCCCTGAGGCACAAGGAATGTGGCACCGGCCGGCTGCGTAGCTTCCTTCTCTCAGCCCTGAGAATCCTCCCAGCCTTTCATGTTTCCCATTTGGGTCACCTGAGTCTCCCAGGAGGACCTAAGGAGGATTTCTAACCTCGCTGGATGCTCTCTCACGTGTGCCCGTATCTGCCGGTGAGAAGCCAGCTCTGCTCTGtgattctgtctctgtctctcactgtgccagtgtctgtctgtctgtctgtctgtctgtttcctGCCTCAGAATGACAACACAGCCTCTCCACATCAGTTTTCTCAGGCGTGTGTGGGTCACCTGACCACTCTGCCCCTTCCAAATTCCAGGTCTCCCATCATAAACCTCTCTCTCTGTGGCCTCCTGGCAGCTCCAGTCACCAGGCTTCAGGGGGAACAGCAAGGGGGTCTCAGCCTGTCACTAACTCCCTCAAAGACACCATCTCACTGCTTTTCATACTTTGGAGTCACTAAATTGGTCCATGCTCTCCTTTTTCTCCCCCAGTAGGAGCTGCGCATGGGGTGCAGCACCTGCTGTGAGCAGAGAACCGGCCTCCTACTGTTCAGTCTGTTGTTGGGAACCGAGAAATGGACAAAACCGAGGAAGAATCCAAAGCAGTGCCATTTCCCCTCCTATAGCAAAAGTGAAGCCCCGGGGAGCTGTTGGGTTTTCCAGATCTTCTCTGCTTTGGCCCCACCCACCTGGCGTCTGGatctttgcccaaggtcacctcctccaggagccTTCCCGGGTGCCTCAGCCACACTGATCCCTCCCGTGAATCTCACTTTTGTTGTCTTTCTTCAGTGCGACATCGTCTTGGCTGGCTCCTGAGCTAGAATGCCGGGCCTCCTGAGGGCAAAGGCTTTGGTCTGCTTTGTCTACTGCATGTTGCACAGCAGGTGTTTGGGAACCTAAATGCACGATCCATTATCTGGACCCTGGGAGGACGGTGAGAGCTGGGGTTGTGGAGGGCGGCTTGCATCTGGAGTCCTGGCTGCCCAGCTTCCTGGGCACCTGCTCTTCATGCTTCAGCAATGTCTATTGATGGCCACATCTCATGGTCAATCAGCCATGTAGTAGGTTTATGTCAGCAGCTGTGCTGAGGGACAGGGTGGGAAGGGGAAGACGCTCGATGGTTGCCAGGCAGCCTGAGCCAGGCCCTTCAGGCTTAGGACTGCCTCAGCTCCCTCCAGGGGGTCTTGCCTTAAAAACCCTTGGCAGCCCTAGACTAGAGATCCCCAAGGTTGGTCCTATGCCTTATCTTTTTGGTGCCCTAACAACTGGCTCTATACTGGGTGCATTTCCAGGTGCTCAGTATCTGTGTGCCGAGTGAATGAAAAAAGGGCTAAATGACACCAGACCTCATTTTGGGCACAGACACCCCAATGCCCTCCCTGTCTCATTTaaacagtttttgttgttgttgttttgagacggactcttgctctgtcacccaggctggagtgcagtagtgtgatctcggctcactgcaacctccacctcccgggttcaagcgattctcctgcctcagcctcccaagtagctgagattacaggtgggaaccaccatgcccagctaatttttgtgtttttggtagagagaggattttgccatgttggctaggctggtcttgaactcctgatcgcaggtgatccacctacctcggcttcccagagtgctgggattacaggtgtgatccaccacgcctggcctttaaaTAGTTCTTAAAGTCTCACCTGCCTCCAGAAAAGTTAATGGTGCTCATGAGAAATCAAACCAGGGACAAAGTGGATTGATGGGGAGATCAAGGCCCCCCTGCACCATAATTCCTAGAGTTACCATCCAGGTGCTGAGCAGAgatgggagggaaaggaggatggGAAAGGAAGGTGGCAGTTTGGGGAAACCTGCCACATGCCAGGAGCCGATCTCCTGGATGGTCAGATAATCACACCCCTGCCCTCTAAGGAGAATGGGCCTCTTTGCAGAAGCAGGTGAATGGGTGGAGAAAGATCAAACCTGAGAAGCGAGAGGGGAGCTGGGGCACCTAACTGGAAAGTCTGAATCAGTGAAGAGAATTAGGGAACGGGTGCAGAGGACCTTGAACGACAGAAAAGCTGTGAGGTTTCTCAGGGTGGCTGGTCTTCAGGACTTTCTCTGGAAGCTATGGGTTGTGCAAGAACTGAGTAGCGTCACTTTTGGGAAGAGCCGTTTTGAACTGGCTTCCCCTTTTCACAttctttgagaaatgcaaataaaggaCAGGGGGTTGTTTTCTGGGGGACTTTCAGCTTCTGCGCTGGGTCTCAGTGTGGCTCCAGCATATATAAGAGGATGCCTCACTTCCTATCGTGGGCCACGTGCGTGGTAGGCAGTAGTCTCTCcctctccactttacagatggagaaaacgAGGCTCAGGCAAGCTGGTGAACCCTGCCAAGATCACCGGGCTAGTTAAGCCAAAGAATCAAGATTCAAGCTCTCACGCTTGTCTGCCTGCAGAGCCAGTATGCTTTTCCTAACAAGACACCAGACTCTCTAATCTGCTGGTTTGATCACTAAACCACTGTGACTCCATTTCCTTCCCCCCAGGCCCCGTGAAGCCTTTCCCCTCTCCTCATCCCCACTCTGACTCCACAGACTGAA
This window encodes:
- the FFAR1 gene encoding free fatty acid receptor 1, which encodes MDLPRQLSFALYVAAFALGFPLNVLAIRGATAHARLRLTPSLVYALNLGCSDLLLTVSLPLKAVEALASGAWPLPASLCPVFGVAHFAPLYAGGGFLAALSAGRYLGAAFPLGYQAFRRPCYSWGVCAAIWALVLCHLGLVLVLEAPGGWLDHSNTSLGINTPVNGSPVCLEAWDPASAGPARFSLSLLLFFLPLAITAFCYVGCLRALAHSGLTHRRKLRAAWVAGGALLTLLLCVGPYNASNVANFLNPNLGGSWRKLGLITGAWSVVLNPLVTGYLGRGPGLKTVCAARTQGSTSQK